The Candidatus Bathyarchaeota archaeon DNA window AGAAAAGTATGAAATTAGATAAATATGTTCCAAAACATATTTTGGAAATTACACCGTACAGTCTAGATCAAGATTTTCCTCAAGATTTGTCTGAAAAATATACCCGAATAAGCTTGAATGAAAATCTTGTTGTTAAAAGAGAAAGGATACTTCAATTATTGAACAAATCCTTGAAGGAAATTGACCCTAGGCTATATCCCGAACCTCATGGAAGAATAGCTACATCGGCGATATCAGAATTCTTTGGAATTAAAGAATCTAAAATTTTCATTGGTAATGGTTTGGATGATGTTCTCGATAGAATCTCAAGGATATTCATTAATCAAAAGACAAATGTAGGAACGCTAGAACCCACTTTCTCCATATACTCTTACTATATAGAACTATGTCAAGGAATCAGTGTGCCTATATCACTCAATGAAAATTTTAATTTAGATGTCGAAAAGGTGTTGGATGCCTACAAAAATGATGTCAAAATCCTATTCATTTGCTCACCCAATAGTCCTACAGGGAACCAATTCAAAGCTGAAGATGTAAGAAATATAGTGTCGAATTTTGATGGTATTGTAATTCTAGATGAAACGTATGTGGATTTCGCTAAATATTCTGCATGCAATTGGGTAGATAATTTTGAAAACCTAATCGTTCTTAAATCCTTTTCCAAATCTTATGGACTTGCTGGTGTAAGAATAGGCTATCTTTTTGCAAATGAAGAAATAGTTGAAGTTTTGAAAAAATCAACCCATCCATTTAATGTGAATTCAATATCTCAGCATTTGGTCAATTTTATCTTTAGCAATAACGATTACTTTAAAGAAAATATTGATTATATTAAGAAAGAAAGAGAAAGGTTAAGTTCGGCTTTACAAAAAATTGATGGATTAATTGTATATCCGTCAGATGCCAAT harbors:
- the hisC gene encoding histidinol-phosphate transaminase, yielding MKLDKYVPKHILEITPYSLDQDFPQDLSEKYTRISLNENLVVKRERILQLLNKSLKEIDPRLYPEPHGRIATSAISEFFGIKESKIFIGNGLDDVLDRISRIFINQKTNVGTLEPTFSIYSYYIELCQGISVPISLNENFNLDVEKVLDAYKNDVKILFICSPNSPTGNQFKAEDVRNIVSNFDGIVILDETYVDFAKYSACNWVDNFENLIVLKSFSKSYGLAGVRIGYLFANEEIVEVLKKSTHPFNVNSISQHLVNFIFSNNDYFKENIDYIKKERERLSSALQKIDGLIVYPSDANFILFKINKDISSSEVQNGLKETGLLVKDRGNIPLLENCIRVTVSTQEMNDKFLYVLKNILEDKG